Proteins encoded together in one Larus michahellis chromosome 4, bLarMic1.1, whole genome shotgun sequence window:
- the NIP7 gene encoding 60S ribosome subunit biogenesis protein NIP7 homolog, with protein sequence MRPLTEAETRALFEKLGRYIGENIQLLVDRPDGTYCFRLHRDRVYYLSEKLLKVATSIPRDNLVSLGTCFGKFTKSQKFRLSVMALDFLAPYAKYKVWVKPGSEQSFLYGNHVLKSGLGRITENTAQYQGVVVYSMADVPLGFGVAAKSTQECRKVDPMAIVVFHQADVGEYVRNEDTLT encoded by the exons ATGCGGCCGCTCACCGAGGCGGAGACGCGGGCGTTGTTCGAGAAGCTGGGACGATA CATCGGTGAGAACATCCAGCTGCTGGTGGACCGGCCCGATGGCACCTACTGCTTCCGCCTGCACCGCGACCGCGTCTACTACCTgag cgagaagctgctgaaggtggCTACGAGCATCCCCCGGGACAACCTGGTGTCGCTGGGCACCTGCTTCGGGAAGTTCACCAAGTCGCAGAAGTTCCGGCTCAGCGTCATGGCCCTGGACTTCCTCGCCCCCTACGCCAAG TACAAGGTGTGGGTGAAGCCGGGCTCCGAGCAGTCCTTCCTCTACGGCAACCACGTCCTGAAGTCAGGCCTGGGCCGCATCACAGAGAACACAGCCCAGTACCAGGGTGTGGTGGTGTACTCCATGGCCGACGTCCCGCTG GGCTTTGGAGTGGCCGCCAAGTCCACGCAGGAGTGCCGGAAAGTAGACCCGATGGCCATCGTGGTGTTCCACCAGGCTGATGTCGGGGAGTACGTGCGGAATGAGGACACACTGACCTAA
- the TMED6 gene encoding transmembrane emp24 domain-containing protein 6 isoform X2, protein MLLVVLLALLLGPAGCPKTEPLSGSGQEPLFRGADRYDFAIVIPAGAVECFWQFAHQSGNFFFSYEVQRATGIGNSRNILATASDPNGFQLGISQDPRGQINFLTKETGFYQLCLDNQQNHFGFMHVYLNFGVYYEGFDVENKQPEERKELNNTLEAIEVSIRKLQLHIFHMWRFYNFARMRKGSDSYLLESNYNYVNWWSMAQSCVIVLSGVLQLYFLKRLFNVQTSTRQKC, encoded by the exons atgctgctggtggtgctcctggcactgctgctgggCCCCGCCGGCTGCCCCAAGACAGAGCCCCTGAGTGGGTCTGGCCAGGAGCCCCTCTTCCGTGGAGCGGATCGCTACGACTTTGCCATCGTCATCCCTGCCGGTGCTGTGGAGTGCTTCTGGCAGTTTGCACACCAGAGCGGCAACTTCTTCTTCAGCTAcgag GTCCAGCGGGCGACGGGGATTGGCAACAGCAGGAACATCCTGGCCACAGCGAGCGACCCCAACGGCTTCCAGCTTGGTATTTCTCAGGACCCGCGAGGACAGATCAACTTCCTCACCAAGGAGACAG gTTTCTACCAGCTGTGCCTGGACAACCAGCAAAACCACTTTGGCTTCATGCACGTGTATCTCAACTTTGGTGTCTATTATGAAGGCTTCGATGTGGAAAAcaagcagccagaagagaggaaagagctGAACAACACCCTGGAGGCAATCGAG GTCAGCATCCGGAAGCTGCAGCTCCACATCTTCCACATGTGGCGGTTCTACAACTTCGCACGGATGCGGAAAGGGTCTGACTCCTACCTCCTGGAGTCCAACTACAACTATGTCAACTGGTGGTCGATGGCTCAGAGCTGCGTCATTGTCCTCTCCGGGGTCCTGCAGCTCTACTTCTTGAAGCGTCTCTTCAATGTGCAAACCTCCACCAGGCAGAAGTGCTAG
- the TERF2 gene encoding telomeric repeat-binding factor 2 isoform X1, producing MVGKRLRVTQREEMAARGGLPEEAVNRCVLQFYFHQAMAAYRAGRNRDFRQLRDVMQALLVRPLEKEPVVAQMLRIMQFLSQIEEGENLDCTFDKDSELTPLESAIGVLELIQREFSVAEKTMETVQKTVKEAAVIVCIKNREFDKASKILKRHMGKDAKNQKKRNELLTIIREKNFNHPMVKNFSYKNFQQNMFQFLKTYVDDSEPLLLTVIKKTLNSEDAEEPKHSLVTPKSANGPKDEAAALEPLGRTNPSPEPAKDLEGAPNPAERGDNPAAAPEAMEGASDSASAPEPMEGATDPAAAPEHIIAAVNTLEDGSEPMEISKEPAAAPELPGVSCRDSERQPSGTVTTYGISVLREAFKILSDSQDSDALFTKLDETDFSFPKQLSPSVSHRTKRRKEEENQDSEISDPPEIPNKGKCLLTISKLVMEEDNQYSKSSESPDSSQEPVVSSASRPVQKVHDQPVSTRSAKSFQRRWNSSYGGEAKDSWSEEDELFSDAASFGRNSHNSTVFGSKKQKWTIQESEWIKEGVKKFGEGRWKAICQKYPFQNRTAVMIKDRWRTMKKLGIL from the exons ATGGTGGGGAAGCGGCTGAGAGTTACCCAGCGGGAGGAGatggcggcgcggggcggcctgCCCGAGGAGGCGGTGAACCGCTGCGTCCTGCAGTTCTACTTCCACCAGGCCATGGCGGCCTACCGCGCCGGGCGGAACCGCGACTTCCGCCAGCTCCGTGATGTCATGCAGG CGCTGCTTGTGCGGCCCCTGGAGAAGGAGCCGGTGGTGGCCCAGATGCTGCGCATAATGCAATTCCTGTCACAGATTGAGGAAGGCGAGAACCTTG ATTGCACCTTCGATAAAGATTCAGAGCTCACCCCTCTTGAATCTGCAATTGGTGTCCTGGAGCTCATTCAGAGAGAATTCTCTGTGGCTGAGAAGACGATGGAAACTGTTCAGAAAACGGTGAAGGAAGCT gcTGTTATTGTCTGCATCAAAAACAGAGAGTTTGACAAAGCTTCGAAAATTCTAAAGAGGCACATGGGGAAGGATGCCAAAAATCAG AAAAAGAGGAATGAGTTGCTGACTATTATCCGGGAGAAGAATTTCAATCATCCAATGGTCAAAAACTTTTCTTACAAGAACTTCCAGCAGAACATGTTTCAGTTCCTGAAGACCTATGTGGATGATTCAGAGCCACTGCTGCTAACG gtaataaaaaagacattgaatTCAGAAGATGCTGAAGAACCAAAACATTCATTGGTGACTCCTAAGTCTGCAAATGGGCCAAAGgatgaggcagcagctctggagcccttgGGAAGGACAAACCCCTCTCCAGAGCCAGCAAAAGACCTGGAGGGAGCTCCCAACCCTGCAGAAAGGGGAGACAACCCCGCAGCAGCTCCTGAGGCTATGGAAGGAGCTAGTGACTCTGCATCAGCTCCTGAGCCTATGGAAGGAGCTACTgacccagcagcagctcctgagcatATAATAGCAGCAGTTAATACCTTGGAAGATGGTTCAGAGCCTATGGAAATATCTAAagaaccagcagcagctccagaacTTCCAGGAGTGTCCTGCAGGGACTCAGAAAG GCAGCCCTCTGGAACTGTAACCACGTATGGGATTTCTGTTCTGAGAGAAGCTTTCAAGATCCTGTCGGACTCCCAGGATTCTGATGCACTCTTCACCAAACTGGATGAAACAGACTTTTCTTTCCCCAAGCAACTGTCTCCTTCTGTATCCCACAGAACCAAGAGACGGAAAGAAGAGGAGAATCAAGATTCTGAGATCTCAGACCCTCCTGAAATACCCAATAAGGGCAAATGCTTGTTGACCATAAGCAAACTGGTCATGGAGGAAGACAACCAGTACAGCAAGTCAAGTGAGAGCCCAGACTCTTCCCAGGAGCCAgttgtttcttctgcttccagaCCTGTTCAGAAAGTGCATGACCAGCCTGTATCTACTAGGAGTGCCAA GTCCTTCCAGAGAAGGTGGAACAGCTCGTATGGTGGAGAAGCAAAAGACAGTTGGAGTGAGGAGGATGAGCTTTTCTCAGACGCAG CATCATTTGGGAGAAACAGCCACAACTCTACAGTCTTCGGTTCCAAGAAACAG AAATGGACAATACAGGAGAGCGAGTGGATCAAAGAGGGCGTGAAGAAGTTCGGAGAAGGGAGATGGAAGGCCATTTGCCAGAAATACCCCTTCCAGAACCGCACGGCGGTGATGATCAAGGATCGTTGGCGGACCATGAAAAAGCTGGGAATCCTCTAA
- the TERF2 gene encoding telomeric repeat-binding factor 2 isoform X3, producing MLRIMQFLSQIEEGENLDCTFDKDSELTPLESAIGVLELIQREFSVAEKTMETVQKTVKEAAVIVCIKNREFDKASKILKRHMGKDAKNQKKRNELLTIIREKNFNHPMVKNFSYKNFQQNMFQFLKTYVDDSEPLLLTVIKKTLNSEDAEEPKHSLVTPKSANGPKDEAAALEPLGRTNPSPEPAKDLEGAPNPAERGDNPAAAPEAMEGASDSASAPEPMEGATDPAAAPEHIIAAVNTLEDGSEPMEISKEPAAAPELPGVSCRDSERQPSGTVTTYGISVLREAFKILSDSQDSDALFTKLDETDFSFPKQLSPSVSHRTKRRKEEENQDSEISDPPEIPNKGKCLLTISKLVMEEDNQYSKSSESPDSSQEPVVSSASRPVQKVHDQPVSTRSAKSFQRRWNSSYGGEAKDSWSEEDELFSDAASFGRNSHNSTVFGSKKQKWTIQESEWIKEGVKKFGEGRWKAICQKYPFQNRTAVMIKDRWRTMKKLGIL from the exons ATGCTGCGCATAATGCAATTCCTGTCACAGATTGAGGAAGGCGAGAACCTTG ATTGCACCTTCGATAAAGATTCAGAGCTCACCCCTCTTGAATCTGCAATTGGTGTCCTGGAGCTCATTCAGAGAGAATTCTCTGTGGCTGAGAAGACGATGGAAACTGTTCAGAAAACGGTGAAGGAAGCT gcTGTTATTGTCTGCATCAAAAACAGAGAGTTTGACAAAGCTTCGAAAATTCTAAAGAGGCACATGGGGAAGGATGCCAAAAATCAG AAAAAGAGGAATGAGTTGCTGACTATTATCCGGGAGAAGAATTTCAATCATCCAATGGTCAAAAACTTTTCTTACAAGAACTTCCAGCAGAACATGTTTCAGTTCCTGAAGACCTATGTGGATGATTCAGAGCCACTGCTGCTAACG gtaataaaaaagacattgaatTCAGAAGATGCTGAAGAACCAAAACATTCATTGGTGACTCCTAAGTCTGCAAATGGGCCAAAGgatgaggcagcagctctggagcccttgGGAAGGACAAACCCCTCTCCAGAGCCAGCAAAAGACCTGGAGGGAGCTCCCAACCCTGCAGAAAGGGGAGACAACCCCGCAGCAGCTCCTGAGGCTATGGAAGGAGCTAGTGACTCTGCATCAGCTCCTGAGCCTATGGAAGGAGCTACTgacccagcagcagctcctgagcatATAATAGCAGCAGTTAATACCTTGGAAGATGGTTCAGAGCCTATGGAAATATCTAAagaaccagcagcagctccagaacTTCCAGGAGTGTCCTGCAGGGACTCAGAAAG GCAGCCCTCTGGAACTGTAACCACGTATGGGATTTCTGTTCTGAGAGAAGCTTTCAAGATCCTGTCGGACTCCCAGGATTCTGATGCACTCTTCACCAAACTGGATGAAACAGACTTTTCTTTCCCCAAGCAACTGTCTCCTTCTGTATCCCACAGAACCAAGAGACGGAAAGAAGAGGAGAATCAAGATTCTGAGATCTCAGACCCTCCTGAAATACCCAATAAGGGCAAATGCTTGTTGACCATAAGCAAACTGGTCATGGAGGAAGACAACCAGTACAGCAAGTCAAGTGAGAGCCCAGACTCTTCCCAGGAGCCAgttgtttcttctgcttccagaCCTGTTCAGAAAGTGCATGACCAGCCTGTATCTACTAGGAGTGCCAA GTCCTTCCAGAGAAGGTGGAACAGCTCGTATGGTGGAGAAGCAAAAGACAGTTGGAGTGAGGAGGATGAGCTTTTCTCAGACGCAG CATCATTTGGGAGAAACAGCCACAACTCTACAGTCTTCGGTTCCAAGAAACAG AAATGGACAATACAGGAGAGCGAGTGGATCAAAGAGGGCGTGAAGAAGTTCGGAGAAGGGAGATGGAAGGCCATTTGCCAGAAATACCCCTTCCAGAACCGCACGGCGGTGATGATCAAGGATCGTTGGCGGACCATGAAAAAGCTGGGAATCCTCTAA
- the TMED6 gene encoding transmembrane emp24 domain-containing protein 6 isoform X1, translated as MGLWGGRYGVCELLQHHEWAFGTAGFITQGCGLWLFCVFLFCFFNFTHSWQLAGGCSWPQLIVTKGPAPHGIPNQAPVEAGPFPALEGSCGLPSVYWVQSQAHEFPLGVSCLQVQRATGIGNSRNILATASDPNGFQLGISQDPRGQINFLTKETGFYQLCLDNQQNHFGFMHVYLNFGVYYEGFDVENKQPEERKELNNTLEAIEVSIRKLQLHIFHMWRFYNFARMRKGSDSYLLESNYNYVNWWSMAQSCVIVLSGVLQLYFLKRLFNVQTSTRQKC; from the exons ATGGGCCTGTGGGGTGGGAGATACGGGGTCTGTGAGCTCCTCCAGCACCATGAATGGGCATTCGGAACTGCAGGGTTCATTACCCAAGGCTGCGGGTTGtggttgttttgtgtgtttttgttttgtttttttaattttacacataGCTGGCAGCTTGCTGGAGGCTGTTCCTGGCCTCAGCTCATAGTAACGAAGGGGCCAGCTCCTCACGGGATCCCAAACCAAGCCCCAGTAGAGGCAGGTCCCTTCCCTGCGCTCGAGGGCTCCTGTGGGCTCCCATCTGTTTACTGGGTACAGAGTCAGGCCCATGAATTCCCCTTGGGTGTTTCCTGCCTCCAGGTCCAGCGGGCGACGGGGATTGGCAACAGCAGGAACATCCTGGCCACAGCGAGCGACCCCAACGGCTTCCAGCTTGGTATTTCTCAGGACCCGCGAGGACAGATCAACTTCCTCACCAAGGAGACAG gTTTCTACCAGCTGTGCCTGGACAACCAGCAAAACCACTTTGGCTTCATGCACGTGTATCTCAACTTTGGTGTCTATTATGAAGGCTTCGATGTGGAAAAcaagcagccagaagagaggaaagagctGAACAACACCCTGGAGGCAATCGAG GTCAGCATCCGGAAGCTGCAGCTCCACATCTTCCACATGTGGCGGTTCTACAACTTCGCACGGATGCGGAAAGGGTCTGACTCCTACCTCCTGGAGTCCAACTACAACTATGTCAACTGGTGGTCGATGGCTCAGAGCTGCGTCATTGTCCTCTCCGGGGTCCTGCAGCTCTACTTCTTGAAGCGTCTCTTCAATGTGCAAACCTCCACCAGGCAGAAGTGCTAG
- the TERF2 gene encoding telomeric repeat-binding factor 2 isoform X2 gives MVGKRLRVTQREEMAARGGLPEEAVNRCVLQFYFHQAMAAYRAGRNRDFRQLRDVMQALLVRPLEKEPVVAQMLRIMQFLSQIEEGENLDCTFDKDSELTPLESAIGVLELIQREFSVAEKTMETVQKTVKEAAVIVCIKNREFDKASKILKRHMGKDAKNQKKRNELLTIIREKNFNHPMVKNFSYKNFQQNMFQFLKTYVDDSEPLLLTVIKKTLNSEDAEEPKHSLVTPKSANGPKDEAAALEPLGRTNPSPEPAKDLEGAPNPAERGDNPAAAPEAMEGASDSASAPEPMEGATDPAAAPEHIIAAVNTLEDGSEPMEISKEPAAAPELPGVSCRDSERTKRRKEEENQDSEISDPPEIPNKGKCLLTISKLVMEEDNQYSKSSESPDSSQEPVVSSASRPVQKVHDQPVSTRSAKSFQRRWNSSYGGEAKDSWSEEDELFSDAASFGRNSHNSTVFGSKKQKWTIQESEWIKEGVKKFGEGRWKAICQKYPFQNRTAVMIKDRWRTMKKLGIL, from the exons ATGGTGGGGAAGCGGCTGAGAGTTACCCAGCGGGAGGAGatggcggcgcggggcggcctgCCCGAGGAGGCGGTGAACCGCTGCGTCCTGCAGTTCTACTTCCACCAGGCCATGGCGGCCTACCGCGCCGGGCGGAACCGCGACTTCCGCCAGCTCCGTGATGTCATGCAGG CGCTGCTTGTGCGGCCCCTGGAGAAGGAGCCGGTGGTGGCCCAGATGCTGCGCATAATGCAATTCCTGTCACAGATTGAGGAAGGCGAGAACCTTG ATTGCACCTTCGATAAAGATTCAGAGCTCACCCCTCTTGAATCTGCAATTGGTGTCCTGGAGCTCATTCAGAGAGAATTCTCTGTGGCTGAGAAGACGATGGAAACTGTTCAGAAAACGGTGAAGGAAGCT gcTGTTATTGTCTGCATCAAAAACAGAGAGTTTGACAAAGCTTCGAAAATTCTAAAGAGGCACATGGGGAAGGATGCCAAAAATCAG AAAAAGAGGAATGAGTTGCTGACTATTATCCGGGAGAAGAATTTCAATCATCCAATGGTCAAAAACTTTTCTTACAAGAACTTCCAGCAGAACATGTTTCAGTTCCTGAAGACCTATGTGGATGATTCAGAGCCACTGCTGCTAACG gtaataaaaaagacattgaatTCAGAAGATGCTGAAGAACCAAAACATTCATTGGTGACTCCTAAGTCTGCAAATGGGCCAAAGgatgaggcagcagctctggagcccttgGGAAGGACAAACCCCTCTCCAGAGCCAGCAAAAGACCTGGAGGGAGCTCCCAACCCTGCAGAAAGGGGAGACAACCCCGCAGCAGCTCCTGAGGCTATGGAAGGAGCTAGTGACTCTGCATCAGCTCCTGAGCCTATGGAAGGAGCTACTgacccagcagcagctcctgagcatATAATAGCAGCAGTTAATACCTTGGAAGATGGTTCAGAGCCTATGGAAATATCTAAagaaccagcagcagctccagaacTTCCAGGAGTGTCCTGCAGGGACTCAGAAAG AACCAAGAGACGGAAAGAAGAGGAGAATCAAGATTCTGAGATCTCAGACCCTCCTGAAATACCCAATAAGGGCAAATGCTTGTTGACCATAAGCAAACTGGTCATGGAGGAAGACAACCAGTACAGCAAGTCAAGTGAGAGCCCAGACTCTTCCCAGGAGCCAgttgtttcttctgcttccagaCCTGTTCAGAAAGTGCATGACCAGCCTGTATCTACTAGGAGTGCCAA GTCCTTCCAGAGAAGGTGGAACAGCTCGTATGGTGGAGAAGCAAAAGACAGTTGGAGTGAGGAGGATGAGCTTTTCTCAGACGCAG CATCATTTGGGAGAAACAGCCACAACTCTACAGTCTTCGGTTCCAAGAAACAG AAATGGACAATACAGGAGAGCGAGTGGATCAAAGAGGGCGTGAAGAAGTTCGGAGAAGGGAGATGGAAGGCCATTTGCCAGAAATACCCCTTCCAGAACCGCACGGCGGTGATGATCAAGGATCGTTGGCGGACCATGAAAAAGCTGGGAATCCTCTAA